One window of the Triticum dicoccoides isolate Atlit2015 ecotype Zavitan chromosome 3B, WEW_v2.0, whole genome shotgun sequence genome contains the following:
- the LOC119282125 gene encoding zinc finger protein GAI-ASSOCIATED FACTOR 1-like yields the protein MRSCMPPMACGATGTGECTGSFSSVSSTVEGLGEEFRLPYHGKPPFLAGSPPEIGEDDGDLRLVIAGTSDSLSTPPAATKKKKKRSLPGTPDPSAEVIALSPRTLMATNRFVCEICHKGFQRDQNLQLHRRGHNLPWKLRQRGAEGGAAPRKRAYVCPEPACVHHDPRRALGDLTGIKKHFCRKHGEKKWKCDRCAKRYAVHSDWKAHAKVCGTREYRCDCGTLFSRRDSFVTHRAFCDALAQENSKLAQPAMNMATVASALQGQQHAHHHNLMLPSTHADDLDMDADEASAFEPDIKSPHLKMFSDYDADAADADNPLGCMLSSLGAAPSAFSPSSRLSMLGLQAGPSDAASMGGCYSPGNGGLASMSATALLQKAAQMGATTSSGYGVSFTPGHPGLASTMAALDRFPCTGGPFGGPTRAFGAYDGVVGFGVGGLMPGQLYNDGANGGTTRNAGPAVSGADNPMDDERRRAAAGDDVRVVDYMGVEHQRTSYGSVSSASPFADYTGPWP from the exons ATGCGTAGTTGCATGCCGCCCATGGCGTGCGGTGCCACGGGGACGGGGGAGTGCACGGGTAGCTTCTCTTCCGTGAGCAGCACGGTGGAGGGGCTGGGAGAGGAGTTCCGGCTGCcgtaccacggcaagccgccgttcCTGGCCGGAAGCCCGCCGGAGATCGGtgaagacgacggcgatctccggctcgTGATTGCTGGCACCTCCGACTCGCTGTCCACCCCGCCGGCTgcgaccaagaagaagaagaagcgaagCCTTCCCGGGACTCCAG ACCCGAGCGCGGAGGTGATCGCGCTGTCGCCGCGGACGCTGATGGCGACGAACCGGTTCGTGTGCGAGATCTGCCACAAGGGCTTCCAGCGCGACCAGAACCTGCAGCTGCACCGCCGCGGCCACAACCTGCCGTGGAAGCTCCGGCAGCGCGGCGCCGAGGGCGGGGCGGCGCCGCGGAAGCGCGCGTACGTGTGCCCCGAGCCGGCGTGCGTGCACCACGACCCCCGGCGCGCGCTGGGCGACCTCACCGGCATCAAAAAGCACTTCTGCCGCAAGCACGGCGAGAAGAAGTGGAAGTGCGACCGCTGCGCCAAGCGCTACGCCGTGCACTCCGACTGGAAGGCCCACGCCAAGGTCTGCGGCACCCGCGAGTACCGCTGCGACTGCGGCACCCTCTTCTCCAG GAGGGACAGCTTCGTGACGCACCGGGCCTTCTGCGACGCGCTGGCGCAGGAGAACAGCAAGCTGGCGCAGCCGGCCATGAACATGGCCACGGTGGCCTCGGCGCTCCAGGGCCAGCAGCACGCTCACCACCACAACCTCATGCTGCCGTCCACCCACGCCGATGACCTCGACATGGACGCCGACGAGGCCTCCGCCTTCGAGCCGGACATAAAGAGCCCGCACCTGAAGATGTTCTCCGACTACGACGCCGACGCAGCCGACGCCGACAACCCGCTGGGCTGCATGCTGTCCAGCCTCGGCGCCGCTCCGTCGGCCTTCAGCCCGAGCAGCAGGCTGAGCATGCTGGGCCTGCAGGCAGGGCCGAGCGACGCCGCCTCCATGGGCGGCTGCTACTCCCCGGGCAACGGCGGCCTGGCGAGCATGTCCGCCACGGCGCTGCTGCAGAAGGCGGCCCAGATGGGCGCGACGACGTCGAGCGGCTACGGCGTGAGCTTCACCCCTGGCCACCCGGGCCTCGcgtccaccatggccgcgctcgacCGCTTTCCTTGCACCGGGGGGCCGTTCGGGGGGCCGACGAGAGCCTTCGGCGCGTACGACGGGGTGGTCGGGTTCGGCGTCGGCGGGCTGATGCCTGGCCAGCTCTACAACGACGGGGCCAACGGCGGCACCACAAGGAACGCTGGACCGGCGGTCAGCGGCGCGGACAACCCAATGGACGATGAGCGCCGGCGAGCCGCCGCCGGCGACGACGTGCGCGTGGTGGATTACATGGGCGTCGAGCACCAGAGAACAAGCTACGGTAGCGTGAGTAGCGCCAGCCCGTTCGCGGATTACACGGGCCCGTGGCCCTAG